Sequence from the Thermococcus nautili genome:
ACCCAGAAGAGGGCTCAAGCCTCGAAACGGGCGGAGCGAAGGATAAAACACTCCCCCCTCATGGGTATCGGGGCAGAGTTGGGAAGTTAGCTTATAAGGTTTTCTGCCGAGTTTTTTCGGTGGTGGCATGAGAATCGCGGTCGGCTCGACCAACCCAACGAAGGTTAAGGCCGTTGAGAACGTGATGCGGAGGATTTACGGCGACGTTGATGTCATAGGGGTTGAGGTTGACAGTGGCGTCCCAGACCAGCCGATTGGAATCGAGGAGATAGTGAGGGGTGCTATAAACAGGGCGAAGAGGGCTTTGGAGAAGACCAACGCTGACCTCGGCGTCGGAATCGAGGCGGGAATCTACCCCTTCCCAGGAACGCTGACCGGCTATCTCGACGTTCAGGTCTGCGCGGTGGCAAGTCCCGACGGGAGGATAACGATAGGCCACAGCCCCGGCTTCGAGTATCCGCCTGTTGTAATCAAGAGAATCATTAAAGAGGGAGTTGAGGCAGGCGTGGCGATGGGCGAGCTCGTCAGAGACCCAGAACTCAAGAGGAAGGTCGGCGCGATAGGCGTTCTGAGTAAAGGCCTGCTCACAAGAACCGAGCTCAACGAGATGGCGGTCCTGATGGCGATGATACCGAGGATGAATCCAAGTTTATTCTTTTGATACCTCCAAGAGGTCAGCAAGATGTGAGATTTCTTCTACGCCTCTCCATTTGTCAGTCAGTTTTGAGCACAAGTTCTCAAAGAGATTTTCAAAGCATCTGGGCCCAAATACGAGGTGAAGCAAGCTGAGCTTTCTCTTTTTCCAGGTGTCCCCGTCAATATCCTTGAACTTTGAGACAGGGCCAAGAACCTTTTTGTAGACTTCAAGTTCAAGGCTGTCTAGTTCTTTCTCGACATTTTTGAAAATCTTAAACAGTAGGTCCTCCATGTATCCTTCATAGGCCAGTGTGGAAACGGGAACTTCTCCTTTTGGGTTGTTCAGCCTGTTTAGTATACTCCATGCATCACGGTCCCCAACAAAAATTACCCCGTTTAGAGTTTCATGGATTTCCTCAGCGACGCGCCGAAGGGGTTTTATCGCCGACGCGATTTTTAAGAAGTTGTCTTTGCCTTCCACACTTGCTATTACAATGCTTTCGTCATTAGGAGTTCTGACAATTCGTATAACACCATCCACCTGGAAGTTTATCAGAAGGTTCCTGAAATGCCTTCTAATGGGGGATGCATAATCGGACCTGGTTATATCCTCTAGGCAAAACACTTTGACAAGAATTGACCTTATAAGGAGAACATCAAGGGGACCTTCAGTGAATATTATTTTCACCTTAAATCCACCCCTATGGTGTTAATTGCTACATTGGCCTCTGAACCGTTGTAGACTTCAACGTTTGGGACACCCCCGTCTATTGATTTGAATCTAAAAACCCTGACCTCTGACTCGACACCTAATTTCGCACAGCTATCAAGAACGTACCCGAGGAATTCTATGCTGTGGGTCGTTATGAACACCTGAGATTTCGTTTTTGCTATCTCTTCCGCGAGGATTTTCATCAAACCGGGATGAAGGTGGTTCTCGGGTTCCTCTAAAAGGACTGTAACTGGTTTTTCTGTGTTCAGGGCATAATAATAGCCCATTGCCGTTTTTATACCGTCCCCCAGCAGGGACATTGGGATTTTCTCTCCGCTCTCCATGAGCAGGATAATCTCTGCGATTTTCTTGTATATCCTTTTAATAGGGCTTCCTGTCACTTTCTGAAGAAATACTCTTAGGTTATCTACATCAATCAGAGAAAACTCTTCAAGCTTTACAACGACTTCCGAGATTGAGGACGTGCCGTAGTAGGGAGTTCTGAAGGTATTGTCATCGAGGAGGATTGCGCGTTTGCGAGAGGCGGAATATCTTGGCCATTTGAGTACGTATCTCGTATATTCACCGTATTCAACTGGTTCGATTTCTACGACCGGCCCACCATAGTTAGCCATGATTACGAGTCTTCTTTCGGTTTCCCCGGAAACATACTTATCCAATGTGCGTTGATTCCAGAGCCTTAGTTCGGATGTTGTAATGTTCGAGCTTATTGTGATTGGCTGGTAGGGCTCTCTGAAGAAATATGAAATATAGACCATGGGGTCTTCTTCCGCAAGGGGTTTTCTTATGTACGGGTTCAATCCCCTTCTGAATAGAATTGTCTTTATGGGGTGTCTCCTGAGGAGGTCTCTGCCGCCCCATGTTGTGTTCAGGTATATGGCCTCAAGAACGGTGCTCTTTCCCACCCCATTCTTCCCGATGAACACGTTAATTTTGGACAAGTTATTGAGCTCCAACTCTGATATTGCCCTGAAGTTCCTTATCGTAATCCAATCAAGATATTCCATTCTCCTCCCCTATTGATGCCCTTATCTCTCTATAACTATAAAATTTTCTAACGGTAAGAAATGTGCCCTCCCCGACCGTCCCCCGGTCACTTCTCCCGGAGGCGTGAGAGGGGAGGGCGGTTAAGGTTAGGCCGGTGAGAATTTTAAGCTTTTGCGGAACTCACGTGCAAACATTGCCAACGGTAGGGTTTTATAATCCGTCGCGGATAAAAAGAATGGGGAGAGTTATGGCGTCTGATGTGAGGGCGATTGAGTTAATGCTTAAGACCGACGAAGAGGCCAGGCGTTCGGTCAGTGAATGGATTGTCCAGCTCGCGAGGAAAATTCATGAGAAGCCTGAGGACATAGTGTGGTTTTTTGAGATGAAACGACTGATGAAGGAAGTTGAAAGGCTGGCCAATACCGTTACTGATGAAGAGCTTGAAAAGTGGGAACGGGAACTGGAGGAGGAGCATGTTGGGATAGATTACAACCTTGAGGAACTTATGAAGATAGGTGAGCGGAGTTTTAAGAAGTTTAAGCGCATCGAGGTGAAGTTGAGAGAGTTAGGAGTTGTTTGAGATGGCGGGTAAAATCAAAGTTGTGTTAGATACATCCGTCCTTATTAGTGCGTTGAAGTCTAAGGACCTTCCAAAATCTCCAGCGTGGCAGATATTAAAGGCCCTTCAAAGGGGCTATATCGTAAATTTTGTCTCAGATGAAATTATCGAGGAAATGAAAACTCAGATTCTCGGCATCGGTATGGAAACGGGGCTTACAAGACGTGCATTGCGGATTTTGGCGTTGGTTATTAAAAACAGTGTCATGGTTCGTCCTCGGCGAAAGTTCTCCGATGACCCTGAGTTCCTAAAGAACCTGAGGGACCCGAACGACGCTAAGTTCTTTGACGTGGCCTACGCCAAGAAAGTGGATTATATTATCTCAGAAAACACCAAGCACATCATCCAGATGAGGGATGAAGCTACCAAAACTTATCGTTTTGATGGAAGAAAAGTTAAAATCCTGAGGGCGGGAGAATTTGTAAGAGAAGCCTTACGATGAAGCTTTCTCCTCGACCTGCCTCTCCTCCTCGGGCTCGCCCTTTCTCCTGCTCTCGTTCTTGATGACCTGTATCACGTAGTCTATGAACTTCCTGACCTCCTCAAGGTCCTCCTCCGGGATGTCCTGAATCTTCTTGTTCTTGCTCTTGTATGTGAGCAGTTTGAGGAGCGCGAGCCTTCCAAGGGCCGTCCTCGTGCTTATCTCCCCGTTCTTCCAGTCGCGCCATATGGCGTTCGCTATGCCGTAGAACTCCGGAATGCTGTCGAGTCCCGGGTCGCCGACGTCAATGACCTCCTTTCCGAGGTACTTGTAGCGCTTCTCCTTCTCTTCCTTCGAGAACTCCTTGGTGCGGTCCTTTATGTACTCGTGCACCATGACCATCACCTCCGCTTTAAGAATAGGTGGATGTTTTTATTAACCTTTCGTTAGTTTTTCTTTATCTCGTTCCAAACGCCTGCCATTATGAGGAACGCGCCCGCTAAGGCCCTCCTCGTGAACCTCTCACCGAGAATGGCGAAGGCCGACAGGGAGCCGAAGATTGGTTCCATCGAATAGATGAGGGCCGCCTTGTAGGCCGTCGTGTGCTTCTGGTACTTGACTTGGAGGGTGAATGCTATGACAGTTCCAAAGAGGGCCGTGTAGAGCAGTCCGAGCCAGGGGAGCACCTCCCTTGGAAAAACCCTGGGCTCGAACGCCAGAGCGAAGATTAAGGAAAGGACGAAGTTCCAGAAAATCTGCCAGAAGGCCAGGCTGAGGTAGTCCTTCTCGCCAAAGCGCTGGACGAGAACTATCTGAAAGGCAAAGCTGACGGCGCAGAGGGCCGTTAGGAGGTCGCCGTAGCCGATGCTTGAGCTTGCCCCCGAGATGAGGTACAGCCCTGTGAGGGCGATGGCGAGCGACAGAACGTCCCTAGCCTTGACCCTTTCCCCGAGGAGGAAGTAGGCTATGAAGGGCGTGAACACGACGTAGAGAGACGTTATGAAGGCCGAGTTCGAAGCTGTGGTGTACTTGAGGCCGACAATCTGGAAGCCGTGGCCGAAGAATAGCGTGAGCCCGAGGAGGAAGCCCTCGCGCATGGTCTCCTTCCTGAGGACCTTTGAGCGGAAGATGATTAGCATTAGAAGCGACGCGATGCCGAAGCGATAAGCCAGGAAGAGAATCGGCGGAAGGTAGTCCAGACTGACCTTCATCGCCGGAAAGGTGAAGCCCCACATCGCTGTTATCGTGAGAAGTATGAGTTCGGCCCTCTTCATCGAGCCGAGTTGCTACCGGAATTTAAAAAGCTACTCCCCGGGTCCGTTGATGCAGGACATGTTCATTGAAAGGAGCATCTCCACGTAACCGCTTTCGAGGTTCTGGCGGATTTTGCCGGCAAGCTCCCTGAGCTCCTCCTCTTCGAGCGGTTTCTTCGTTTTCAGCCACTTTATCAGCCCGTCCCTCTTGTCGAGGATTACAACGTCTCCTTCCGTGATGAGCGGGACGTAGTTCATCTTTACCCCGTAAAGCTCCTCCGCGAAGGCCAGCTTCGCTCTCAGCAGTTCGAGGTAGTTGGCCAGCTCCTCCCCAAGGAGTTCCCTCAAGAGCCTCTTCATTCTCCCACCAACTGTACTTTGCTGGACAGGTTTATTAACCTATCGGGCAGATATGGGTAGGAAAAGGCGATAAGGGTTGAAGACGTATCACTCACGGTGAGACCATGTTTATGAAGTACGCCCACCACTTTCACGCCTACCAGCCGGGCGACGTAGTTTACGTTGAGGACGGCGACGGCTCCGGTCCGATAGAGTACGAAGAGCGGAAAAGCCCGGTCGCGATTAGAATCGGCGATGAGGAAGTTAGGGGCGAGAACTGGACGCGGGCGATGCTCTACTCCTATGAGAGGATTTCCGATGTTCTATCACTGCTCAAGGGAGTCAGCGTCGATATCGAACCCTTCACGTTCCTCATGCTCCTTCGGTACAGAAGGAGGGCCTTTGAGAGGACCCTTGAGCTCCTCAAGACCCTCGACGCCGTTCCAACGGTTCCCTTCCACCCGATAATGCCCCACCTCGACGAGTTTGAGCAGAAAATCCTTGCAAGGGTTTCCTTTGACTTCTACGCTCCGCTGATTGGCGACAAGAGCGTCATCGGCTACTGGCTCCCCGAGGCCGTGATAACGAGAAGGACCGTTCAGCTCATTGAATCCCTCGCCGACAGGAAGCTCGTCTTCCTGCTCGATGAAAGACAGCTACTCTACGACTTCCCGCAGGCGAAGTACTCGTGCAACCGCTACTCAAACTCCTTCGTCTTCGGCCGTGAGTGGGGCCTGAGCGACGCCTTCGCCTTCAACACCCTCGACGTCCCCGGGCTGGTAAACGAGACCCTCTCGCGGAGGGACGACTACAAGGAGAACCTAGGCGTTCCCTACCTGGTCTTTACCGCGAGCGACCTTGAGAGTCTGCTCGGAAATCCTGCACAGCTCGAGCGCTTTGTTGCCTGGATGGAGGGCCTTGAGAGAAACGGAGTTGAACGGATTTCGGCGCCTTCCTTCGTCTGGAAGAAGCTCTCCGGCGAGTTCAAGCGCCTCAAGGGGGAGTGCTCCTTCGAGATGCCCGTCAAAGAGTTCTCCAGCTGGAGCGACTACCTCGACTTGAGCCTCGACGGCAAGACGAGCGACTCGCGCTGGCTCGGTTACCGGAGGGCCGATGGAAGGGTCTTTGCAAGGGAAGTGAACGGGAGAAAAATCTCCCAGCTCTGGAAGGTCGCCTTCACGCGCCTTTTCAGCGAGCTCAACAGGACTGTGAGGCTCGGCGTTTTAAAGGGTCTGAAAGAGCTTAACGCCGACCCCGAGGAGTTTCTGGTCAGGTACGCGAGGGTCTTCTTCAGGGATTACTACGACTACTTCGGTCTGAGCACGTCTCTCAACTACGTCCTCGAGCCTGCCGACGGCGATAGGGACGCCCTACCGCTCGGCAGGGCCTACTACCTCATGCTCCTCGCCAACCACTCCTGCCCGCGCTTCTGGGAGAACCTTGACACCCGCGTTGCCTTCTCCAACGTCTCGGTCATGGCAAAGGCTCTGATTGAGCTGATGAGGTATTTTGAAGGAAGCGAGCTTCAGTCGCTCTTTATCGGGGCGTATCTCAAGATGCTCCGCTTTGATGACCTCTACCACGTATGGAACCTCTCCGTGATGCCGTCAATCGAGGGCTGGGAGACGGGTGAAGAGGCCTGGCGCGAGGCTTTGAAGCCCGAGGTTCCAACGAGCGGCTACAACGTCGTGACGAGGGCCGCGCTCTACGTAGGAAAGCGTGACCTCTGGGGCGACCTGAGAAGCCTCGTTGAGGGCTACAACCTCGAGTGGGCAACCGCGGACACCGGCCACATCCCCGGCGAAAGGCACGGCCTTTGGGAGAACTCGGAGTACTGCGAGCACCGTAGGAGGTAAGTTTATATTTTGTTTCCCTAACTCCATAACCGGTGGTTTCAATGAAGCCCAAAAAGGGTTTCGAGCTGAGGGAATCACGGCTGGTTGAGCTCATCGAGAGGGGCTTCGATGGTAAGAGTGCCCTTGAACTCCGCTCTGCCCTCAATAAAATTCGGGGGAAGCTGGGAAAGAAGGAGTTCCTCCTACTCCTTGAGATTCCACTTCTCTCGGCTCAGGAAGAGATAGGCCTCGCGCTCCAGCTCCTTGGGAACGTAGTTTAACAGGACGTCCGCTTCCCTCACCGCGTCCCTTATTCCTTTTCCGAGAGACACCTGGTTCTTCTCGAGGAGTTCGATGATGACGTCCACAGCGCTCTCCCGGACGGCCTTTTCGGAGTAGAGCCTCTTTCCAATGACCCAGACCTTCTCGTTCTTCCTGTAGAAGTTCCGCCCCCGCTCGGTGAAGAATTCCGGGCCGGGCTTAATCTTGACTTTCTCGCGCCAGTCTCTATCAAGTTCGAGCATTATGAAGGCCTTCCCTTTTCTCCCGACGTTCCAGCCGAGGACGCGGAAGCCTTCCCTCTCAAGGGCCTTTTCAAAGCCCCTCGCGCTCCTCTCCAGCTGGGGCAAAAGGATGTCGTCCACCATATCGGGGACATCGATTAGGAGCGTTACAAGGGCGGTTCCCCTCTTCCTCAGCTCGTCGAGGTAGTTCCCCTTGGGTTTCTCCGGTGGGAAGAAGAAGTTGACCGAGGGATTCTCAAGGAACTCCATCGCCTTGAAGTAGAAGCGCCCGTACTTCTCCCAGCTCAGGTTGGCCGAAACGTTCCGCCTCGGGTCGACGGGGTCTATCACTATCAGCGGTCTGTCTTCTTCGGTTTCCCTCTTCACGGTCTTAAGCGCGGTTTCCGGCTCTTTCCTCAGCCAGTCCGCCGGGTCTATTATCTTCTGCCTCAGTATGAAGTCCGCCTTCCCGACGACATCGAGGAAGGAGCCGTACTTGATGACGAGGATTTCGGCCAGGTAGCCGGAAAAGCCCCTCACGTAAATCTCGCTTCCATATGCGTTGATGCCCTTCAGGAAGCGCTTGAGCAGTCTAACCTCATCGTTCCGTCCGTTCAGGTTCTCGTTCACCCAGCGCGTGTGGAGTATCGAGCGGTCAACGGCGGTTCTAACATCCCGCCAATTTCTGACGTCGTAGCAGGGCACGAGGTCAACGCTCACCCCTCTGTATCTCGCCCGGACGTATGGGTGCTCCGCGTAGGCTATCTCGTAGGAGTCGAGTTTTTCTGCTATGACCTTCCCAAGCTCTAAACCTTTCTCCCTCAGCTCCTCAAGGGGAGTTCCGAGGGGGAAGGCCAGGAACAGGTCAACGTCGTGGTCTCCAGCTAAATAGGTGTCCTTCGCGAGCGAGCCGACGAAGTAGAGCCTGACGTCGAGACCGAGCTCCTCTATTCTCTCCTCGGCTACTGTTCTCAGCTCCTTCATGAGTTCCTCGACGAAGGTCCTCTCCTCATCGCTAGGCCTTATCTTGGAGAGCACTTTTTCCAGAACCTCGTCAACCTGCATTCCCTCACCTGTTGATTTAGAACTATCAAAATATTTATATATCTTTTGTTAGCCAACTATCAATCAGGTGTGAGCATGGAGGAGCTTGCCGTCGTTCAGAACCCCTGGTGGAGTGACGCGGACGCGATTTATCTCGATGATAAGGTTAAACGGGCGCTCTCAAGGGAACCCAAGCTTCTGTACCGCTTTGAGCCGGTGAACAAAATCCTGATAGGACCCAGGCAGGTTGGCAAGACAACCTACATGAAGCTTTCAATAGCCCATCTCATTGAATCCGGTGTTAATCCAAGAAACATCATGTACTTCTCCTGCGACCTCCTGAGGGACTACAGAGAAATTGTCTCCGTTGTCCGCTCGTTTCTGAGGAGGACTACCGGGAAGGCCTACGTTTTTCTCGACGAGGTTACGTTCGTTGATGGCTGGGAACGGGCGGTTAAGTTCCTCCTTGACTCGCCTCTGGCTTCGAGGATGGTTCTTCAGGTTACGGGCTCGACGTCAGCTGGTCTCAAGAGGGAGAGCTTTCCGGGCCGAGAAATCAAAGTTGAGGAGTTCCTCCCCCTTGATTTTAGACTCGTCGCCTTCGTTTATCGGTCCCGGGTGAGGAAAATCAAGCTTCCCCACGAAAACCCCACGACTCCAAGAGAGTTCTACGAAAACGCCCTCGAGCTGTATCCTTACCTCGATGACCTCTACGGAGCGTTTGACCTCTATCTGAATTCCGGTGGCTATCCCCGTGCAATCTATGAGCTCTTAGCTGGTGAAATCTCGCCCGAAACATATGAGATGGTCTACAATGCAACGGTTCTCGACGTTGTGAAGCTGGGGAGGAGTGAGAGAATTGCGCTCTCGCTTATCCTCGGTCTGCTCAGGCGCTACGGTGACAGGGTGAGCCTCAACTCCCTCGCCAAGGAGCTTGAAATCGGTTCCCACGTGACTGTCAGGGACTACTTAGAGCTCTTTGAAGAACTCTTCATTGGCAGGAACTACTTCCAGGTGAGGCTCCACGACATGACGCCCCTGTTCAGAAGGGAGCGGAAGTTCTATTTCCTTGACCCCCTCCTTGTTAGAACTTTCTCTCGGCTCTTCGGCGTGGCCGTGGACGAGTCAAGGGTCGTTGAGGGTGTCGTGGGTGAGCATCTAAGCAGGCTCTTCCCCACTTACTACTTCTACGGCTCGAAGGAGGTTGATTTCATAGCCGGAAACCTCGGCGTTGAGGTAAAATGGAGGAAAAGCGTCTCTTCATCAGACTTTCCAAGGGTTGGCATAAGGAACAAAATCCTGCTTTCAAAGGCCGACCTTGACTTTGTGGAACCCAGGAACCTTGCGATAATTCCCGTTCCGCTGTTCCTCTTCCAGCTTCATTCAGCGAGCTCGAACCTCGCAACGGTCTCGTAGATTGGCCCCTTCGGCGTCAGCGTGCTCTTCTTCAGCTCTATCGCCTCAACCTCGAACTCGCCGAAGTCCTCGTTGGCGAGGTCTTTGAGCGCCATCGCCAGCTCCAGTTTGTCCCTCACGAACTTGACGCGCCCGATTGTTATGTGGGCCACGAAGTCCTTGTCCTTCTTGAAGCCGAGCCTTCTCATCTCGCGCTCGACGTCGTTCGCTATCGCCTTAATGCCCTCGTCGTTCTCTATCCCTGCCCATATCACCCTCACGTAGTTCGGGTTCGGGAAGACGCCGATTCCCTTGACGCGAACGCGGTGCTTTTTGTGCTTCCTCGCTATCTCCGCCAGGGCCTTCTTGACCTCCTCCGCCGTTATCTCGTCAATCTCCCCGAGGAACTTGAGCGTCACGTGGAAGTTCTCCCGCTCCACGAACTTTATCTTCGCTGACTTGCTCCCTATCCTCTCCTGAGCCTTCAGAAGGTTGTCGCGAACCTCGTCGCTTACATCTATCGCTATGAACGCCCTCATACCACCACCGAGAAAAGTTGGAGGGAGGGGTTAAAGGGGTTACTCCCTCACCACAACGGGGAACTCCTCCCAGGGGAAGACTATCCATTTGTCCGTTCTGAAGACGTAGAAGTCGGGAACAACCTTGGTCCAGGGCTTCATGCTGAGGCACGCGACCTTAACCTCCTTCGCCCCTGCCTTCTTGACCTCCTCGATGACGACCTCAAGGGTCTTTCCGGTGTCGCTGACGTCATCCACAATGACGACCTTCTTGCCCTCCAGCGAGCCGTGAAGGGGAATCGTTATCACGGGCTTCTCCATCCTCTCGTCGATGCCCTTGTAGAACTTGACGTCTATGACCTTGAGCTCCACATCGCCCAAAACGTGGCTCAGCCTTACAGCTGGGATAAGCCCGCCCCTCGCGATTCCGACTATCACGTCGGGCATGAAGTGCTTTCTCAGTTCTTCGGCGAGCGCGAAGACTGCCCTATCAATCTGCCACCAGGTCAGGTAAACCTTGTCCATGGGAACACCTCCGAATAGCGTGAGTTCTCAACGCCGAACTTAAGCTTTGGGTGAGTGGTGGAAGTTAAAAGAAAGGCCTTAAAAAACCTATTTTGGCAGGAGAATGTTAAAAAGGAGAGATTAACTGTCGTTTGGAT
This genomic interval carries:
- the yjjX gene encoding inosine/xanthosine triphosphatase — its product is MRIAVGSTNPTKVKAVENVMRRIYGDVDVIGVEVDSGVPDQPIGIEEIVRGAINRAKRALEKTNADLGVGIEAGIYPFPGTLTGYLDVQVCAVASPDGRITIGHSPGFEYPPVVIKRIIKEGVEAGVAMGELVRDPELKRKVGAIGVLSKGLLTRTELNEMAVLMAMIPRMNPSLFF
- a CDS encoding ATP-dependent nuclease, whose translation is MEYLDWITIRNFRAISELELNNLSKINVFIGKNGVGKSTVLEAIYLNTTWGGRDLLRRHPIKTILFRRGLNPYIRKPLAEEDPMVYISYFFREPYQPITISSNITTSELRLWNQRTLDKYVSGETERRLVIMANYGGPVVEIEPVEYGEYTRYVLKWPRYSASRKRAILLDDNTFRTPYYGTSSISEVVVKLEEFSLIDVDNLRVFLQKVTGSPIKRIYKKIAEIILLMESGEKIPMSLLGDGIKTAMGYYYALNTEKPVTVLLEEPENHLHPGLMKILAEEIAKTKSQVFITTHSIEFLGYVLDSCAKLGVESEVRVFRFKSIDGGVPNVEVYNGSEANVAINTIGVDLR
- a CDS encoding putative toxin-antitoxin system toxin component, PIN family, which translates into the protein MAGKIKVVLDTSVLISALKSKDLPKSPAWQILKALQRGYIVNFVSDEIIEEMKTQILGIGMETGLTRRALRILALVIKNSVMVRPRRKFSDDPEFLKNLRDPNDAKFFDVAYAKKVDYIISENTKHIIQMRDEATKTYRFDGRKVKILRAGEFVREALR
- a CDS encoding DMT family transporter; this translates as MKRAELILLTITAMWGFTFPAMKVSLDYLPPILFLAYRFGIASLLMLIIFRSKVLRKETMREGFLLGLTLFFGHGFQIVGLKYTTASNSAFITSLYVVFTPFIAYFLLGERVKARDVLSLAIALTGLYLISGASSSIGYGDLLTALCAVSFAFQIVLVQRFGEKDYLSLAFWQIFWNFVLSLIFALAFEPRVFPREVLPWLGLLYTALFGTVIAFTLQVKYQKHTTAYKAALIYSMEPIFGSLSAFAILGERFTRRALAGAFLIMAGVWNEIKKN
- the cca gene encoding CCA tRNA nucleotidyltransferase yields the protein MQVDEVLEKVLSKIRPSDEERTFVEELMKELRTVAEERIEELGLDVRLYFVGSLAKDTYLAGDHDVDLFLAFPLGTPLEELREKGLELGKVIAEKLDSYEIAYAEHPYVRARYRGVSVDLVPCYDVRNWRDVRTAVDRSILHTRWVNENLNGRNDEVRLLKRFLKGINAYGSEIYVRGFSGYLAEILVIKYGSFLDVVGKADFILRQKIIDPADWLRKEPETALKTVKRETEEDRPLIVIDPVDPRRNVSANLSWEKYGRFYFKAMEFLENPSVNFFFPPEKPKGNYLDELRKRGTALVTLLIDVPDMVDDILLPQLERSARGFEKALEREGFRVLGWNVGRKGKAFIMLELDRDWREKVKIKPGPEFFTERGRNFYRKNEKVWVIGKRLYSEKAVRESAVDVIIELLEKNQVSLGKGIRDAVREADVLLNYVPKELEREAYLFLSREKWNLKE
- a CDS encoding ATP-binding protein, which gives rise to MEELAVVQNPWWSDADAIYLDDKVKRALSREPKLLYRFEPVNKILIGPRQVGKTTYMKLSIAHLIESGVNPRNIMYFSCDLLRDYREIVSVVRSFLRRTTGKAYVFLDEVTFVDGWERAVKFLLDSPLASRMVLQVTGSTSAGLKRESFPGREIKVEEFLPLDFRLVAFVYRSRVRKIKLPHENPTTPREFYENALELYPYLDDLYGAFDLYLNSGGYPRAIYELLAGEISPETYEMVYNATVLDVVKLGRSERIALSLILGLLRRYGDRVSLNSLAKELEIGSHVTVRDYLELFEELFIGRNYFQVRLHDMTPLFRRERKFYFLDPLLVRTFSRLFGVAVDESRVVEGVVGEHLSRLFPTYYFYGSKEVDFIAGNLGVEVKWRKSVSSSDFPRVGIRNKILLSKADLDFVEPRNLAIIPVPLFLFQLHSASSNLATVS
- the thpR gene encoding RNA 2',3'-cyclic phosphodiesterase, which produces MRAFIAIDVSDEVRDNLLKAQERIGSKSAKIKFVERENFHVTLKFLGEIDEITAEEVKKALAEIARKHKKHRVRVKGIGVFPNPNYVRVIWAGIENDEGIKAIANDVEREMRRLGFKKDKDFVAHITIGRVKFVRDKLELAMALKDLANEDFGEFEVEAIELKKSTLTPKGPIYETVARFELAE
- a CDS encoding phosphoribosyltransferase, whose amino-acid sequence is MDKVYLTWWQIDRAVFALAEELRKHFMPDVIVGIARGGLIPAVRLSHVLGDVELKVIDVKFYKGIDERMEKPVITIPLHGSLEGKKVVIVDDVSDTGKTLEVVIEEVKKAGAKEVKVACLSMKPWTKVVPDFYVFRTDKWIVFPWEEFPVVVRE